In bacterium, the following proteins share a genomic window:
- the rpmC gene encoding 50S ribosomal protein L29, giving the protein MKAKELRDQTAEELRIKESELYDQLFRLRFQAATAQLEKPAKIRQVRRDLARIKTVLRQKEVTKN; this is encoded by the coding sequence ATGAAAGCAAAAGAATTGAGAGATCAAACCGCAGAAGAATTGCGAATCAAAGAATCTGAGCTGTACGATCAGTTGTTCAGGCTTCGCTTCCAGGCGGCAACGGCTCAATTGGAGAAACCGGCAAAGATCCGGCAGGTTCGCCGGGACCTGGCTCGAATCAAAACAGTCTTAAGACAGAAAGAGGTCACAAAGAATTAA